Proteins encoded together in one Deltaproteobacteria bacterium window:
- the pilQ gene encoding type IV pilus secretin PilQ — protein sequence MMTPLRLSGRVFRPRVTQGMVALTLACALLASPALAAEPAGPGAAKPGGAGSRVKELTVSKTPYGTTIQAVIEGAIENYNSFKLNDPFRIVVDIWGVAQGAASSEVAVDTPQVKVVKLSSQDKKLRMVVETPGDKPMPFLVNTEGGSLVLAVGGGPEGKVASTDRFQDGKEVPKGAAVTGIDLEDLPDASNVVIATTGGPAFQVAKKGGGVTLTFPGTSVDKGLLRMIDARKFGIPIKTVTPSGGKKGTSVAIAFAPGSNYTVEKKENGVVVSFAKAGAASGGGELVARAVPKVNGTEDGDAAGQEAAETPPDAAGGQGGKQWGFLMGSSDTTRKYRGQRISMDFKDADLSNVFRIIAEVSNLNIITTDDVKGKVSVRLINVPWDQALDIVLRSKALGAVQEGNVLRIAPVASLQKEEQDRLNAQKQIELSKQEAITRAAENRAAQEAVFDTIPVSYSKASEMLTKIKPQASKFGKLDSDDRTNVLIIRDLPQNIVEIRSLVARLDTATPQVLIEARIVEVDTTSTQELGVQWGGAFRSGNRMQFGVTGAQTSTGAPLPGAPVSTNTDRPFTSAAPSPNFAVNLPAAIGAGAGGGIAFGILRDNLRLDLSLSALEASGKAKIVSSPKVVTVDNKEALIEQGTQIPYSTVSASGTNTQFIDATLSLKVTPHITPDGKVTMKLEAKNDSQGEVGIDGKPAINKKKATTEVLIGDGETAVIGGILQISRSESQAAVPWLSKIPVLGYLFRKDSSQGRNRELLIFITPRILKAEPVQAKAS from the coding sequence ATGATGACCCCGTTACGGCTCTCGGGCCGCGTTTTCCGGCCCCGCGTCACGCAGGGGATGGTGGCGTTGACCCTTGCCTGCGCATTGTTGGCGTCGCCGGCTCTCGCCGCGGAGCCCGCCGGCCCCGGAGCGGCGAAGCCGGGGGGGGCCGGATCCAGGGTGAAGGAGTTGACGGTCTCGAAGACACCGTACGGCACCACCATCCAGGCGGTGATCGAGGGGGCCATCGAAAACTACAACTCCTTCAAGCTGAACGACCCGTTCCGGATCGTGGTCGACATCTGGGGCGTCGCCCAGGGGGCGGCGTCCTCCGAGGTCGCGGTGGACACTCCGCAGGTGAAGGTCGTGAAGCTGTCCTCCCAGGACAAGAAGCTCCGGATGGTCGTCGAGACGCCCGGGGACAAGCCGATGCCGTTCCTCGTCAATACCGAAGGCGGATCCCTCGTGCTGGCGGTGGGCGGGGGTCCGGAGGGGAAGGTCGCGAGCACCGACCGGTTCCAGGACGGGAAGGAGGTCCCGAAGGGGGCCGCCGTCACGGGAATCGACCTCGAGGATCTTCCCGACGCGTCGAACGTGGTGATCGCGACCACGGGCGGGCCGGCGTTCCAGGTCGCGAAGAAGGGGGGCGGCGTGACGCTGACCTTCCCCGGGACATCCGTCGACAAGGGGCTCCTCCGCATGATCGACGCCCGCAAGTTCGGGATCCCCATCAAGACCGTGACTCCGTCCGGCGGGAAGAAGGGAACGTCCGTGGCCATCGCGTTCGCCCCGGGGTCGAACTACACGGTCGAGAAGAAGGAAAACGGGGTGGTCGTCTCCTTCGCGAAGGCGGGGGCGGCGTCGGGCGGAGGGGAACTGGTAGCCCGCGCCGTTCCGAAAGTGAACGGGACGGAGGACGGGGACGCGGCGGGGCAGGAGGCGGCGGAGACCCCTCCCGATGCCGCGGGGGGACAGGGCGGCAAGCAGTGGGGATTTCTCATGGGCAGTTCCGACACGACCCGCAAATACCGGGGCCAGCGGATCTCGATGGACTTCAAGGACGCGGATCTCTCCAACGTGTTCCGCATCATCGCCGAGGTCAGCAACTTGAACATCATCACGACGGACGACGTGAAGGGGAAGGTGTCCGTGCGTCTGATCAACGTTCCCTGGGATCAGGCGCTCGACATCGTCCTCCGGTCCAAGGCGCTCGGCGCCGTGCAGGAGGGGAACGTCCTCCGGATCGCGCCGGTCGCCTCGCTGCAGAAGGAGGAGCAGGACCGGCTGAACGCGCAGAAGCAGATCGAACTGTCCAAGCAGGAGGCGATCACCCGGGCCGCCGAGAACCGCGCGGCGCAGGAAGCGGTGTTCGACACGATCCCCGTGAGCTACTCCAAGGCGTCCGAGATGCTGACGAAGATCAAGCCGCAGGCGTCCAAGTTCGGCAAGCTCGACAGCGACGACCGCACGAACGTCCTGATCATACGCGACCTGCCGCAGAACATCGTGGAGATCCGTTCCCTCGTGGCGCGACTCGACACGGCGACCCCGCAGGTGCTGATCGAGGCGCGGATCGTCGAGGTCGACACGACCTCCACGCAGGAGCTGGGCGTCCAGTGGGGCGGCGCCTTCCGGTCCGGCAACCGGATGCAGTTCGGCGTCACCGGCGCGCAGACTTCCACCGGCGCCCCGCTTCCGGGGGCGCCCGTGAGCACGAACACGGACCGTCCGTTCACATCCGCCGCGCCGTCCCCGAACTTCGCCGTGAATCTTCCGGCGGCGATCGGGGCCGGGGCCGGCGGCGGGATCGCCTTCGGGATCCTGAGGGACAACCTCCGTCTCGATCTTTCGCTCTCCGCCCTGGAGGCGTCGGGCAAGGCGAAGATCGTCTCCTCCCCGAAGGTGGTCACGGTCGACAACAAGGAGGCGTTGATCGAGCAGGGCACGCAGATCCCGTACTCCACCGTGTCCGCTTCCGGCACCAACACGCAGTTCATCGACGCGACGCTCAGCCTGAAGGTGACCCCGCACATCACGCCCGACGGCAAGGTAACGATGAAGCTCGAGGCGAAGAACGACTCCCAGGGAGAGGTGGGCATCGACGGGAAGCCGGCGATCAACAAGAAGAAGGCCACCACCGAAGTGCTGATCGGCGACGGGGAGACGGCGGTCATCGGCGGAATCCTCCAGATCAGCCGCTCCGAATCCCAGGCGGCGGTCCCGTGGCTCTCGAAAATACCCGTTCTCGGGTACCTGTTCCGCAAGGACTCGTCCCAGGGCAGGAACCGCGAACTGCTGATCTTCATCACGCCGCGGATCCTCAAGGCGGAACCGGTGCAGGCGAAGGCCTCCTGA
- a CDS encoding PilN domain-containing protein, with protein MIRINLIRGKRKKRREFNVGFVFLLAPLVVLLGTLYFHTTVSGKIKTLNQNIRQANADIERLKKEIGEVERFKSRKAELQKKVDIISSLQTGRKAPVKTFEALSAAIPEKCWIDQLSVQGERITLSGVALNNNTVANFMTALGQTGRFRDVTLGSADQSSMMNVKLVRFNLSFSVVN; from the coding sequence ATGATCCGGATCAACCTCATCCGGGGAAAACGGAAGAAGCGCCGGGAATTCAACGTCGGGTTCGTCTTCCTGCTGGCTCCCCTGGTGGTCCTGCTGGGGACGCTGTACTTCCACACCACGGTGTCCGGAAAGATCAAGACGCTGAACCAGAACATCCGGCAGGCGAACGCCGACATCGAGCGGCTGAAGAAGGAGATCGGAGAAGTCGAGAGATTCAAGTCCCGGAAGGCGGAGCTGCAGAAGAAGGTGGACATCATATCGAGCCTGCAGACGGGAAGAAAGGCTCCGGTAAAGACGTTCGAAGCGTTGTCGGCGGCCATCCCCGAGAAGTGCTGGATCGACCAGCTGAGCGTCCAGGGCGAGAGGATCACCCTCTCCGGGGTCGCGTTGAACAACAACACCGTCGCGAATTTCATGACCGCGCTGGGGCAGACCGGGCGATTCCGCGACGTGACGCTCGGATCCGCCGACCAGTCTTCGATGATGAACGTGAAGCTCGTGCGGTTCAACCTTTCGTTCTCGGTCGTCAACTGA
- the efp gene encoding elongation factor P, which produces MYTTSDFRNGLKIEFEGAPYIIVYFQHVKPGKGNAFVRTKLKNLKSGAVLEHTFRSGDKVEKPDLEERDMQFMYRMENQYHFMDNRTYEQIYLDQDHVEEAGSYLIENLPVKILFYKGEPIGVDIPFFIDLRIAETEPGVRGDTVSGATKPAKLESGAVVQVPLFLNEGDVVKVDTRTGTYIGRA; this is translated from the coding sequence ATGTACACGACGTCGGATTTCCGCAACGGGCTCAAGATCGAATTCGAAGGAGCCCCCTACATCATCGTCTACTTCCAGCATGTGAAGCCGGGAAAGGGGAACGCGTTCGTACGGACCAAGCTCAAGAACCTGAAGTCCGGCGCGGTCCTGGAGCACACGTTCCGCAGCGGGGACAAGGTGGAAAAGCCGGACCTCGAGGAACGGGACATGCAGTTCATGTACCGGATGGAGAACCAGTATCATTTCATGGACAACCGCACGTACGAACAGATCTACCTCGACCAGGACCACGTCGAGGAGGCCGGGAGCTACCTGATCGAAAACCTCCCCGTGAAGATCCTGTTCTACAAGGGGGAGCCCATCGGCGTCGACATCCCGTTCTTCATCGACCTCCGGATCGCGGAGACCGAGCCCGGAGTGCGGGGGGACACGGTGAGCGGCGCGACCAAACCGGCGAAGCTGGAGTCCGGGGCGGTCGTGCAGGTGCCCCTGTTCCTGAACGAGGGGGACGTCGTGAAGGTGGATACGCGGACCGGCACCTATATCGGGCGGGCGTGA
- the aroQ gene encoding type II 3-dehydroquinate dehydratase yields the protein MALPGRRARPPRARRGGRAFLPGVGPGGRGERPGGGAGDLSRRPARHGLRPKGQRRIFPRRGDDHRDRSREVPLPSPPGGPPHPGDAVKAPPLRILFVDGPNLNVLGEREPSVYGKDTLAAIRKEVSAAARAAGATVEFFQSNHEGEIVERLQRARGAADGLVINPAGYTHTSVAIRDALLFCGVPAIEVHLSNPARREPFRKVSLVEDVVLGRICGVGGHGYVLALQALLRHLGR from the coding sequence ATGGCACTCCCCGGGAGACGAGCGAGACCTCCCCGCGCTCGCCGCGGAGGTCGTGCATTTCTTCCGGGAGTCGGACCGGGTGGCCGCGGAGAACGGCCTGGGGGCGGCGCAGGAGATCTATCTCGCCGGCCTGCTCGCCATGGTCTTCGTCCGAAGGGTCAGCGCCGAATATTTCCTCGCCGTGGTGACGACCACCGGGATCGTTCCCGGGAAGTGCCGCTTCCTTCTCCGCCAGGCGGCCCGCCGCACCCGGGAGATGCTGTGAAGGCGCCTCCCCTCCGGATCCTCTTCGTCGACGGCCCCAACCTGAACGTCCTCGGGGAGAGGGAGCCGTCCGTGTACGGGAAGGACACGCTGGCCGCCATCCGCAAAGAGGTGTCCGCCGCGGCCCGCGCCGCGGGGGCGACGGTGGAGTTCTTCCAGTCGAACCACGAGGGCGAGATCGTCGAGAGGCTTCAGCGGGCCCGGGGCGCCGCGGACGGGCTGGTGATCAATCCCGCGGGGTACACCCACACCAGCGTCGCCATCCGCGACGCCCTTCTCTTCTGCGGAGTGCCCGCCATCGAGGTTCACCTGTCCAACCCCGCCCGCAGGGAGCCGTTCCGGAAGGTCTCCCTCGTGGAGGACGTCGTTCTCGGGCGGATCTGCGGCGTCGGCGGCCACGGGTACGTACTGGCCCTGCAGGCCCTCCTCCGGCATCTGGGGCGGTAG
- a CDS encoding aminopeptidase P family protein — protein sequence MTAGERRLARLHAVLRRRGIGAYLCVRLSNVRYLTGFTGSEAALLVVPGDAILFTDGRYDVQARGEVRGAQVVVTGRKWADVSRRLRKTGARKIGFESRYLSVESFRALARGGEKRWILGEDLVEPLRMRKEPGEIREIEAATAIAAAALLRVLSGGTRGRTERAVAADLEREMIRRGADGVSFPPIVADAARSAMPHASPGGSRISGKGPLVLDFGARKNGYCSDETVTVIPSRPEPRIGKVFDAVRRAQEAGLAVLRPGVRCKQVDAKVRESLDRSGYLKYFVHSTGHGVGLDIHERPSISIRSKDRIAEGMVVTVEPGVYLPGVGGVRLEDTVKVTATGCERITFLPKAAASLV from the coding sequence GTGACCGCGGGGGAACGCCGGCTCGCTCGGCTTCACGCCGTCCTCCGGAGACGGGGCATCGGGGCGTACCTGTGCGTCCGCCTCTCCAACGTTCGCTACCTCACCGGATTCACCGGGAGCGAGGCGGCGCTGCTGGTCGTCCCGGGAGACGCGATCCTCTTCACCGACGGGCGGTACGACGTCCAGGCCCGGGGCGAAGTCCGGGGGGCCCAGGTGGTCGTCACGGGACGAAAATGGGCCGACGTCTCCAGGCGACTTCGGAAGACCGGTGCGCGGAAGATCGGATTCGAATCCCGGTACCTGAGCGTCGAATCGTTCCGCGCCCTGGCCCGCGGCGGAGAGAAACGGTGGATCCTCGGGGAAGACCTCGTGGAACCGCTGCGGATGCGAAAGGAACCGGGGGAGATCCGCGAGATCGAGGCCGCGACCGCCATCGCGGCGGCCGCGCTGCTCCGCGTGCTGTCGGGGGGAACCCGCGGAAGAACCGAGAGGGCCGTCGCCGCGGACCTGGAGCGGGAAATGATCCGGCGTGGCGCCGACGGGGTCTCCTTCCCGCCGATCGTGGCCGACGCGGCCCGGTCGGCGATGCCCCACGCCTCCCCCGGGGGGAGCCGGATATCGGGGAAGGGGCCCCTGGTTCTCGATTTCGGCGCAAGGAAGAACGGTTACTGCTCGGACGAGACGGTGACCGTCATCCCATCGAGACCCGAACCGCGCATCGGGAAGGTGTTCGACGCCGTGCGGCGCGCGCAGGAAGCCGGGTTGGCGGTCCTCCGCCCCGGCGTGCGGTGCAAGCAGGTGGACGCGAAGGTGCGGGAATCGCTGGACCGGTCGGGATATTTGAAGTATTTTGTTCATTCGACCGGGCATGGCGTGGGGTTGGACATCCACGAACGCCCGTCCATTTCCATCCGCTCGAAGGATCGGATCGCGGAGGGGATGGTGGTCACCGTGGAGCCCGGGGTGTACCTCCCCGGTGTCGGCGGCGTCCGGCTCGAGGATACGGTCAAAGTCACCGCGACCGGGTGCGAACGGATCACGTTTCTGCCCAAGGCGGCGGCATCTCTGGTTTGA
- the aroB gene encoding 3-dehydroquinate synthase: protein MITVSLGERTYDIFFSRDIYSLFQEWICRFYPGGTVHVVTDRNVASIYGDDIRRWLAGIPHEVLALPPGEEHKNHETVGRIYEFLARGQAGRESLVVAFGGGVVGDLAGFAAATFLRGITCIQIPTTLLAQVDSSVGGKTGFNLPEGKNLVGAFHQPRAVFIDDAFLRTLDDRNLLAGLAEVVKIGLAGDPELWERLRAEGARWKGFSGDDWRWLIRRAIAFKASVVEKDERESSLRRILNLGHTVGHAMERASGFGRLLHGEAVAMGLAWEAVLGHRLGVTEERLVGEVVSLLLAMGYELDDPGMPLSSIAAAMGSDKKRLVADVDLPLIAAPGRCELRRVPLSEIRRELPSIRAEVRERSAGRGSAASSAEPELPFPSPEPSPGGGDDAVRSLERRVTSNPRDNDAITLLADAYRESGNVTAAWQAIQVVLERNPSFVPAQRVASDIGRTVPGESKPEESPAAHPLANLVLVGDESYEIRSAEEVLPLETGRTRLRDAEPTEAREPGPDVGVPASPAVGTITLADVYWSQGERRTARGIVGEILARDPENARALAWMADRGEEDPVEAVLAAFLDMTAKEYGYDLSRYH, encoded by the coding sequence ATGATCACCGTCTCCCTGGGCGAGCGGACATACGACATCTTCTTCAGCCGGGACATCTACTCGCTGTTCCAGGAATGGATATGCCGCTTCTATCCGGGCGGCACCGTCCACGTCGTGACCGACCGCAACGTCGCGTCCATCTACGGGGACGACATCCGCCGCTGGCTCGCCGGAATACCGCACGAAGTCCTGGCGCTCCCCCCCGGGGAAGAGCACAAGAACCACGAGACGGTGGGCAGGATCTACGAATTCCTCGCCCGGGGTCAGGCGGGGAGGGAATCCCTCGTGGTGGCGTTCGGGGGCGGGGTGGTCGGGGATCTGGCGGGTTTCGCGGCGGCCACGTTTCTCCGCGGAATCACCTGCATCCAGATTCCGACGACCCTTCTGGCGCAGGTGGACAGCAGCGTCGGCGGGAAGACCGGGTTCAACCTTCCGGAGGGAAAGAACCTCGTCGGGGCGTTTCACCAGCCGCGGGCCGTCTTCATCGACGACGCGTTTCTCCGGACGCTGGACGATCGGAATCTCCTCGCGGGTCTCGCCGAGGTGGTCAAGATCGGGCTGGCGGGGGACCCGGAGCTCTGGGAACGGCTCCGGGCGGAAGGAGCCCGCTGGAAGGGGTTCTCGGGGGACGACTGGCGGTGGCTGATCCGGCGCGCGATCGCCTTCAAGGCATCCGTTGTGGAGAAGGACGAAAGGGAATCCTCCCTCCGGCGGATCCTGAATCTCGGGCACACCGTCGGTCACGCGATGGAAAGAGCGAGCGGATTCGGGAGGCTCCTCCACGGCGAGGCCGTTGCGATGGGGCTTGCTTGGGAAGCGGTCCTGGGCCACCGTCTCGGGGTGACGGAGGAAAGGCTGGTGGGCGAGGTCGTTTCCCTGCTCCTGGCCATGGGGTACGAGCTGGACGATCCGGGGATGCCGCTTTCGTCGATCGCCGCGGCGATGGGCTCGGACAAGAAGCGGCTCGTCGCCGACGTGGACCTTCCGTTGATCGCGGCGCCCGGCCGGTGCGAGCTCCGACGGGTCCCGCTTTCGGAAATCCGCCGGGAACTCCCCTCGATCCGCGCGGAGGTCCGCGAGCGCTCGGCGGGACGCGGTTCCGCCGCGTCCTCCGCGGAACCGGAACTTCCGTTTCCGTCCCCGGAGCCCTCACCCGGAGGGGGGGACGACGCGGTCCGGTCGCTGGAACGCCGCGTGACGTCCAACCCGAGGGACAACGACGCGATCACGCTCCTCGCCGACGCGTATCGGGAGTCGGGGAACGTGACGGCGGCATGGCAGGCGATCCAGGTCGTCCTCGAACGGAATCCTTCCTTCGTTCCGGCCCAACGGGTCGCGTCGGACATCGGCAGGACGGTGCCCGGGGAATCGAAGCCGGAGGAGTCTCCCGCGGCGCACCCGTTGGCCAACCTGGTTCTCGTCGGGGACGAGTCGTACGAGATCCGGTCGGCGGAAGAGGTTCTCCCGCTGGAGACGGGTCGGACGAGGCTGCGGGACGCCGAGCCGACGGAAGCCCGGGAGCCCGGGCCGGACGTGGGCGTTCCGGCGTCCCCCGCGGTGGGGACGATCACCCTGGCCGACGTGTACTGGTCCCAGGGCGAGAGAAGAACGGCCCGCGGGATCGTCGGCGAGATCCTGGCACGGGATCCGGAGAACGCGCGGGCGCTGGCCTGGATGGCGGATCGCGGCGAGGAGGACCCCGTGGAGGCGGTCCTGGCGGCCTTCCTCGACATGACGGCGAAGGAGTACGGGTATGACCTTTCGAGATATCATTGA
- a CDS encoding shikimate kinase — MIRRREFPGVVLVGFMGSGKSSVGKELARRIGAEFVDVDEWIERTSGREIRDLFVDEGEAAFRRRESAALREILAVEGRVVATGGGAFMDEGNRKLLKGYGPVVHLEAKPETILHRLSGDAVRPLLRGGDREKVARELLGRRTPGYRKADFSIETDDRTVPEVADRIVERLAKRGGGRS, encoded by the coding sequence ATGATCCGTCGAAGGGAATTTCCCGGGGTCGTCCTGGTGGGATTCATGGGGTCGGGAAAAAGTTCCGTGGGGAAGGAACTGGCCCGGAGGATCGGCGCGGAATTCGTCGATGTCGACGAGTGGATCGAACGTACGTCGGGTCGGGAGATCCGCGATCTGTTCGTCGACGAGGGAGAGGCCGCGTTCCGCCGGCGGGAGAGCGCCGCGCTGCGCGAGATCCTCGCGGTCGAGGGGCGGGTCGTGGCGACCGGCGGAGGCGCCTTCATGGACGAAGGAAACAGGAAGCTCCTGAAGGGGTACGGCCCGGTCGTGCACCTCGAGGCGAAGCCCGAGACGATCCTGCACCGCCTGTCGGGGGACGCGGTGCGGCCGCTGCTCCGCGGCGGCGACCGGGAGAAGGTCGCCCGGGAGCTGCTCGGCCGGAGGACGCCGGGATACCGGAAGGCGGATTTCTCGATCGAGACCGACGACAGGACGGTTCCGGAGGTGGCGGACCGGATCGTCGAACGGCTGGCGAAACGGGGGGGAGGCCGATCCTGA
- a CDS encoding type 4a pilus biogenesis protein PilO, with translation MALKLDDLSKVPAKQRVLLAVLFCGLVIVGYYYLYYRDASRQITQLETQLASLRSKVKEQEVIAGNLKSFQEEVKRLEDQLTLLLEQLPNSAEIPSLLKSVSDLGKESGLEFLKFAPSGEAKKDFYAEIPVSISVTGDYHSFVLFADKVSHYPRIVNLSNITFTSPKSTGENMVSETINCTATTFRFLEQPAAQPKDAGGQGKAK, from the coding sequence ATGGCGCTGAAACTGGACGATCTCTCCAAGGTTCCGGCCAAACAGAGGGTCCTCCTGGCCGTTCTGTTCTGCGGCCTGGTGATCGTGGGGTACTACTACCTCTATTACAGGGACGCTTCCCGGCAGATCACGCAGCTCGAAACCCAGCTCGCGAGCCTTCGCAGCAAGGTCAAGGAGCAGGAGGTGATCGCCGGAAACCTGAAGTCGTTCCAGGAGGAGGTCAAGCGGCTCGAGGACCAGCTGACCCTGCTCCTCGAACAGCTTCCCAATTCGGCGGAGATCCCGTCGCTGCTGAAGAGCGTATCGGACCTCGGGAAGGAGTCGGGGCTGGAGTTCCTGAAGTTCGCCCCTTCCGGCGAGGCGAAGAAGGATTTCTACGCGGAGATACCCGTCTCGATCTCCGTCACCGGGGACTACCACAGCTTCGTCCTTTTCGCCGACAAGGTCAGCCACTACCCCCGGATCGTCAACCTTTCGAACATCACGTTCACCAGCCCCAAATCGACCGGCGAGAACATGGTCAGCGAGACCATCAATTGCACGGCCACGACCTTCCGGTTCCTGGAGCAGCCGGCTGCGCAGCCCAAGGATGCGGGTGGCCAGGGGAAGGCAAAATGA
- the aroC gene encoding chorismate synthase, with protein MRFSFRTAGETHGPALVTIVEGVPAGLPVVAADINRELSRRQTGYGRGDRMKIEKDEVEILSGVRFGKTMGGPVAMLLRNLDWPNWREKMAVDGDGGDVSPLDTARPGHADLGGILKYDLRDVRSVLERASARETAARVMAGALAKAFLREVGAEVVGHVLSIGDFRVPPDVEGNPEAAALAEGSPVRMADRDTERNVVRWIDELKESGTTAGGVVEVIATGVPPGLGSYVAWDRRLDGRLGQALMCIPAIKGVEVGGGMSLSSLPGSEVHDEVLPGPGGRRPLLGSHLLPFHRETNRAGGLEGGMTNGEPLVVRAAMKPIPTQSRPLRTVTVDGWKPTEAHRERSDVCAVPAASVVAETMVAIVLADAFLEKFGGDAMRDILYNYSRYLTRICGE; from the coding sequence ATCCGTTTTTCGTTCCGGACCGCCGGCGAGACCCACGGCCCCGCCCTGGTGACGATCGTCGAGGGGGTGCCGGCCGGACTTCCCGTCGTCGCCGCGGACATCAACCGCGAGCTTTCGCGGCGCCAGACCGGGTACGGGCGCGGCGACCGCATGAAGATCGAAAAGGACGAGGTGGAGATCCTGTCGGGCGTCCGCTTCGGAAAGACGATGGGCGGGCCGGTGGCGATGCTCCTTCGGAACCTCGACTGGCCGAACTGGCGGGAGAAGATGGCGGTGGACGGCGACGGGGGCGATGTTTCCCCGCTGGATACCGCCCGCCCCGGGCACGCGGACCTCGGCGGGATCCTCAAGTACGACCTGCGGGACGTACGAAGCGTCCTCGAGCGGGCCAGCGCGCGCGAAACGGCCGCCCGCGTGATGGCGGGCGCCCTGGCGAAGGCGTTCCTTCGCGAGGTCGGAGCGGAGGTCGTCGGACACGTCCTCTCCATCGGCGATTTCCGCGTGCCGCCCGACGTCGAGGGGAACCCGGAAGCGGCGGCCCTCGCGGAGGGGAGCCCCGTCCGGATGGCGGACAGGGACACCGAGCGGAACGTCGTCCGCTGGATCGACGAGCTGAAGGAGTCGGGAACCACGGCCGGCGGCGTGGTCGAGGTGATCGCGACCGGGGTGCCTCCCGGACTCGGTTCCTACGTCGCCTGGGACCGGCGTCTGGACGGCCGTCTCGGGCAGGCCCTGATGTGCATTCCCGCGATCAAGGGCGTGGAGGTCGGCGGGGGGATGTCCCTGTCCTCCCTTCCGGGCAGCGAAGTGCACGACGAGGTCCTGCCGGGCCCGGGCGGACGCCGCCCCCTTCTCGGATCGCACCTCCTTCCCTTCCACCGGGAGACGAACCGGGCGGGAGGACTCGAGGGGGGGATGACGAACGGGGAACCGCTGGTCGTCCGCGCCGCGATGAAGCCGATCCCCACCCAGTCCCGGCCGCTCCGGACCGTCACGGTGGACGGCTGGAAGCCGACGGAGGCGCACAGGGAACGGAGCGACGTCTGCGCGGTTCCCGCCGCGTCGGTGGTGGCCGAAACGATGGTGGCGATCGTGCTCGCCGACGCGTTCCTGGAAAAGTTCGGGGGGGATGCGATGCGGGATATCCTCTATAATTATTCCCGATATCTCACGCGCATCTGCGGGGAATGA
- a CDS encoding pilus assembly protein PilP gives MRRSPVTYRRIVLPFVGIFLLAVVAGCSKEAPAPAPVVKKIAPMQSAPPAPAKAAAEGEKKPAPVTVYSSAGKRDPFVPFIKAETKQLRTDLSLLPPLQRYELAELKYVGLIWAKKGARALVEDGEGKGYSVLVGSRIGRMGGVVTRITEKEILVREEFIGTRGDKVFRENALQLTTAGGK, from the coding sequence ATGAGACGGTCTCCAGTGACGTATCGAAGGATCGTGCTGCCGTTCGTCGGGATCTTCCTGCTGGCCGTCGTCGCGGGCTGCTCCAAGGAAGCGCCGGCACCGGCTCCGGTCGTGAAGAAGATCGCCCCGATGCAGTCCGCGCCCCCGGCGCCCGCGAAGGCCGCCGCGGAGGGCGAGAAGAAGCCCGCGCCGGTGACGGTCTACAGCTCCGCCGGGAAGCGGGATCCCTTCGTCCCGTTCATCAAGGCCGAAACGAAGCAGCTCCGGACGGACCTCTCCCTTCTGCCCCCGTTGCAGCGGTACGAACTGGCGGAATTGAAGTACGTCGGCCTGATCTGGGCGAAAAAGGGCGCGAGGGCGCTCGTCGAGGACGGCGAGGGGAAGGGGTATTCCGTGCTCGTCGGCTCCCGGATCGGCCGCATGGGGGGGGTCGTGACGAGGATCACGGAGAAGGAGATCCTGGTGCGGGAGGAGTTCATCGGGACCCGTGGGGACAAGGTGTTCAGGGAGAACGCGTTGCAGCTCACAACGGCAGGAGGAAAATAA